From Halococcus saccharolyticus DSM 5350, a single genomic window includes:
- a CDS encoding SU10 major capsid protein, with the protein MSDALIATPRSDTVNAKKEFSAAFGDIPDKTVISDPLGAITGEEGYDARPELEKAYQGEYRAIDELMQDGASLRGAMAQVAAAKGLNVADYQLPTYPLNDLTWLTDRNTPAWDMLPKLARNSNTVEQDSVTELSQPSIGGERDVPADSDLTTQPKTQSMTYYRVTGSVSGPMNLASGGFRNAMGVEQRAKSTSMAHFGENLVLNGDPTNGTTDGSITDERAYKGMRTLAKDNGQDRTPDAGAGSTITPEMVRENVRRAVEEGGNLSTTVSFTDLKTITDLKNALDDHDPVEIMGGPTGAINLGAQSVMIDGHRLVHSDYMPNTAYDASANPGGRNLLTVDMRFHAVHDLASTVMETLAKTEDSDRFFLKRYSTMLQDAGAHEYTSLLTGLP; encoded by the coding sequence ATGAGTGACGCGCTCATCGCCACGCCGCGAAGCGACACCGTCAACGCGAAAAAGGAGTTCTCGGCAGCGTTCGGGGACATCCCGGACAAGACGGTCATCTCCGACCCGCTCGGTGCGATCACCGGCGAAGAGGGCTACGACGCCCGGCCGGAACTGGAGAAGGCCTACCAGGGCGAGTACCGCGCCATCGACGAGCTCATGCAGGACGGCGCGAGCCTCCGCGGGGCGATGGCCCAGGTCGCCGCGGCGAAGGGCCTCAACGTCGCGGACTATCAGCTCCCGACCTACCCGCTCAACGACCTGACGTGGCTCACCGACCGGAACACGCCGGCCTGGGACATGCTCCCGAAGCTGGCGCGCAACTCGAACACCGTCGAGCAAGACTCGGTGACTGAGCTCTCCCAGCCGTCGATCGGTGGCGAGCGCGACGTCCCTGCTGACTCGGATCTCACCACGCAGCCAAAGACCCAGTCGATGACGTACTACCGCGTCACCGGCAGCGTCTCGGGCCCGATGAACCTCGCGTCGGGCGGGTTCCGGAACGCGATGGGCGTCGAGCAGCGGGCGAAGTCGACGTCGATGGCTCACTTCGGGGAGAACCTCGTCCTGAACGGCGACCCCACGAACGGCACCACCGACGGCTCGATCACCGACGAGCGAGCGTACAAGGGGATGCGGACGCTGGCGAAGGACAACGGCCAGGACCGCACGCCCGACGCCGGCGCTGGGTCGACGATCACGCCGGAGATGGTCCGCGAGAACGTCCGCCGGGCCGTCGAGGAGGGTGGCAACCTCTCGACGACGGTCTCGTTCACGGACCTCAAAACCATCACTGATCTGAAGAACGCCCTCGACGACCACGACCCGGTCGAGATCATGGGCGGACCGACGGGGGCGATCAACCTCGGCGCGCAGTCGGTGATGATCGACGGTCACCGGCTGGTCCACTCGGACTACATGCCGAACACGGCGTACGACGCCAGCGCGAACCCCGGTGGTCGGAACCTGCTCACCGTCGACATGCGGTTCCACGCGGTACACGACCTCGCGTCGACGGTGATGGAGACCCTCGCGAAGACCGAGGACTCCGACCGGTTCTTCCTGAAGCGCTACTCGACGATGCTTCAGGACGCCGGCGCGCACGAGTACACCTCGCTGCTCACGGGGCTTCCCTGA
- a CDS encoding XkdF-like putative serine protease domain-containing protein has translation MTGAATVGGPIVRKDSAQRIVTAPVLVPGEPDRERHEYRAENIAEVAKSFLPSGEIDAMHAGGEVGHPTESWVAKQDLTFEEADRTIPQGAWMLSAKIADDEVWAGVADGTYQGLSVFGPIARVLDDDGNELDIQEIARPVGQQGGAGAQPAVANSFAGGGPSLELPPAPVGETWTVELEKATHVSIVDDPAVQAASFVVAKSAGSGAYGNEPEDTKMEDELEERLDDMEASIKKDATAAAEDAAETAAEEAVENADPDDGGSDGGGSGGEDLTTEGVRSIVEDTVEDALGDVADDIAAGGDGGSGDGDDPDVDGDLDGETIDQLVDAGVIDEETAEDLGAPATGVEKQIATLEKKIDQLSNGVAGRQGFGTQLDGVGDGDEDDGTDLVSNGDRAAAIKRAGTAGGEGGDDE, from the coding sequence ATGACAGGCGCGGCTACGGTTGGCGGTCCGATCGTCCGCAAGGACAGCGCCCAGCGTATCGTGACCGCGCCGGTTCTGGTGCCCGGTGAGCCCGACCGGGAGCGCCACGAGTATCGTGCGGAGAACATCGCCGAGGTTGCGAAGTCGTTCCTGCCGTCCGGCGAGATCGACGCGATGCACGCCGGCGGTGAGGTGGGCCATCCCACCGAGTCGTGGGTCGCCAAACAGGATCTCACGTTCGAGGAGGCCGACCGGACAATCCCGCAGGGCGCGTGGATGCTCTCGGCGAAGATCGCCGACGATGAGGTGTGGGCCGGCGTCGCCGATGGGACGTATCAGGGTCTGTCGGTGTTCGGCCCGATCGCGCGGGTGCTCGACGACGACGGCAACGAGCTCGACATCCAGGAGATCGCCCGCCCCGTCGGACAGCAGGGCGGCGCGGGCGCACAGCCAGCGGTCGCGAACTCCTTCGCGGGCGGCGGGCCCTCGCTCGAACTCCCGCCCGCACCCGTGGGCGAGACGTGGACGGTCGAGCTCGAGAAGGCGACGCACGTCTCGATCGTCGACGATCCGGCGGTGCAGGCGGCGAGTTTTGTAGTGGCGAAATCGGCCGGTAGCGGCGCGTACGGCAACGAACCAGAGGACACCAAAATGGAAGACGAACTTGAGGAGCGGCTCGACGACATGGAAGCATCGATCAAGAAAGACGCGACGGCGGCCGCCGAGGACGCGGCCGAGACCGCCGCGGAGGAAGCGGTTGAGAACGCCGATCCCGACGACGGTGGCTCGGACGGCGGCGGTAGTGGGGGCGAGGACCTCACGACCGAAGGCGTACGCTCGATCGTCGAGGACACGGTCGAGGACGCGCTCGGAGACGTCGCCGACGACATCGCCGCCGGCGGCGACGGTGGCTCGGGCGACGGTGACGACCCCGACGTCGACGGAGATCTCGACGGCGAGACCATCGACCAGCTGGTCGACGCTGGCGTGATCGACGAGGAGACTGCCGAGGACCTCGGCGCACCTGCGACAGGCGTCGAAAAACAGATCGCCACGCTCGAAAAGAAGATCGACCAGCTGTCGAACGGCGTCGCCGGCCGGCAGGGCTTCGGCACCCAGCTCGACGGCGTCGGTGACGGAGACGAGGACGACGGCACCGACCTCGTCTCGAACGGCGATCGGGCGGCCGCAATCAAGCGTGCCGGAACCGCTGGTGGCGAGGGCGGTGACGACGAATGA
- a CDS encoding phage portal protein produces MARNSPIQRLRDGVAKRLWSGDVVEDAGHVDDRGGQVYHRGQNEWSRTEVAVSKDDNGMRRGSVPEHIESPIKGRQRSYNPLSLRQLAQSGVVQSNMAAILGDLESVPWSVVPIDEETSVASGVIDEAERALEDPNPNPESFDDINSMLARDLLEVGNCVSVTNLQVEGRRAEAVPLDPNTFTADWDNHRILQRFYQYPRAEQRWGNPEELDREIVMWGVFQPTQTRAGIYGYSPVEMVSRFINIMGGLVDKEIRELEEGMPSGLITLIGDEWSDRDYEKFETYWENEVKGEQMKHPYTRGKADFVPFNMTYDELQVLDRQQWYAKLVASAFRTPISETGLAIGEEMTRATDVSQRQKYKKRALGAIINNLEQLWTTQYLHRWFSEDIKLQFDPGRDIMEKREIAETNKLKLESGVTTVNEIREERGLDPVEWGDKPGTPQTRSSSGSSGNDGGGLTPEGENQNSQGPGGEGLQQNQTPTNDGGDTGFSDGGQDAAAAKSYAGDEGYWLPEGAEVVSKKALRETDDYRQFSFQPGEIEALQEDVEDVYESAIDDVRRQIKGNQQLLRYPTENHQGKSPKEVAAQKNLPELMKLVKQVIGIGFAEDVRDVVVEHKVEKITDGEQSILSELRQAGLSIEDVDLDQVRDRVVERIRDRTLKITKPISQRLEDDLREVLQTAWTEGHRITTVEENIEDLSEQWTGYEAERLARDQLGKAAKEGRTEYAEATGDEVGGWARTWIDSSDHRVRPSHRDMDGVTVGPGESWTVDYTKDGGPPAVDEKFPGASVWGIMCRCDFTLAPQTTVSKVRKWAADPSRRMEEVAAEKGQSIDRVLLRAELGPESRTAAAKRLGVSKQTLYDWLHDSGLYDR; encoded by the coding sequence ATGGCACGAAATTCCCCGATCCAACGACTCCGCGATGGTGTAGCCAAGCGACTGTGGTCCGGCGACGTCGTCGAGGACGCGGGCCACGTCGACGACAGGGGCGGCCAGGTCTACCACCGTGGCCAAAACGAGTGGTCGCGGACCGAGGTCGCCGTCTCGAAGGACGACAACGGGATGCGACGCGGGTCGGTCCCCGAGCACATCGAGAGCCCGATCAAGGGCCGACAGCGCTCGTACAACCCGCTCTCGCTGCGCCAGCTGGCACAGTCGGGCGTGGTCCAGTCGAACATGGCCGCGATCCTCGGCGATCTCGAAAGCGTTCCGTGGTCGGTCGTGCCGATCGACGAGGAGACCAGCGTCGCCAGCGGCGTGATCGACGAGGCCGAACGCGCCCTCGAAGATCCGAACCCCAACCCGGAGTCCTTCGATGACATCAATTCGATGCTGGCGCGCGATCTCCTCGAGGTCGGCAACTGCGTGAGCGTGACGAACCTCCAGGTCGAGGGCCGCCGTGCCGAGGCCGTGCCGCTCGACCCGAACACGTTCACGGCGGACTGGGACAACCATCGGATCCTCCAGCGCTTCTATCAGTACCCACGCGCCGAGCAGCGATGGGGCAACCCCGAGGAGCTCGATCGCGAGATCGTCATGTGGGGCGTCTTCCAGCCCACCCAGACCCGTGCGGGGATCTACGGCTACTCGCCCGTGGAGATGGTCAGCCGCTTCATCAACATCATGGGCGGGCTGGTCGACAAGGAGATCCGCGAACTCGAGGAGGGGATGCCCTCCGGGCTGATCACGCTGATCGGCGACGAGTGGTCCGATCGCGACTACGAGAAGTTCGAGACCTACTGGGAGAACGAAGTCAAGGGCGAGCAGATGAAGCACCCCTACACCCGCGGGAAAGCGGATTTCGTCCCGTTCAACATGACCTACGACGAGCTCCAGGTGCTCGATCGCCAGCAGTGGTACGCGAAGCTCGTCGCCTCGGCGTTCCGGACGCCGATCAGTGAAACGGGGCTCGCGATCGGCGAGGAGATGACCCGGGCGACCGACGTCAGCCAGCGTCAGAAGTACAAGAAGCGGGCACTCGGCGCGATCATCAACAACCTCGAACAGCTCTGGACCACGCAGTACCTTCATCGGTGGTTCTCCGAGGACATCAAACTCCAGTTCGATCCCGGCCGGGACATCATGGAGAAGCGGGAAATCGCCGAGACGAACAAGCTCAAACTGGAGAGCGGCGTCACGACGGTCAACGAGATCCGTGAGGAGCGCGGGCTCGATCCGGTCGAATGGGGCGACAAGCCCGGGACGCCCCAGACGCGATCGAGCAGCGGAAGCAGCGGAAACGACGGAGGGGGGCTCACACCTGAGGGCGAGAACCAGAACTCGCAGGGGCCCGGTGGTGAGGGCCTCCAGCAGAACCAGACGCCCACCAACGACGGCGGCGATACGGGTTTTAGCGACGGCGGTCAGGACGCGGCCGCCGCGAAAAGCTACGCCGGCGACGAGGGCTACTGGCTCCCCGAGGGTGCCGAGGTCGTCAGCAAGAAGGCGTTGCGGGAGACCGACGACTACCGGCAGTTCTCGTTCCAACCCGGCGAGATCGAGGCCCTCCAGGAGGACGTCGAGGACGTCTACGAGTCGGCGATCGACGACGTCCGCCGGCAGATCAAAGGCAACCAGCAGCTACTCCGCTACCCCACCGAGAACCACCAGGGCAAGTCGCCCAAGGAGGTGGCCGCCCAGAAGAACCTCCCCGAGCTGATGAAGCTCGTCAAGCAGGTGATCGGCATCGGGTTCGCCGAGGACGTCCGCGACGTCGTCGTCGAGCACAAGGTCGAGAAGATCACCGACGGCGAGCAGTCTATTCTTTCCGAACTCCGGCAGGCCGGCCTCTCGATCGAGGACGTCGACCTCGACCAGGTGCGCGATCGCGTGGTCGAGCGGATTCGCGACCGGACGCTGAAGATCACGAAGCCGATCAGCCAGCGCCTCGAGGACGATCTCCGCGAGGTTCTCCAGACGGCGTGGACCGAGGGCCACCGGATCACCACCGTCGAGGAGAATATCGAGGACCTCTCCGAGCAGTGGACTGGCTACGAGGCCGAACGCCTCGCCCGCGACCAGCTGGGCAAGGCAGCCAAAGAGGGTCGCACCGAGTACGCCGAGGCGACTGGCGACGAGGTGGGCGGCTGGGCGCGCACCTGGATCGACTCGTCGGACCACCGCGTGCGTCCGTCCCACCGCGACATGGATGGCGTCACCGTTGGGCCGGGCGAGTCCTGGACCGTCGACTATACGAAGGACGGCGGCCCGCCCGCCGTCGACGAGAAGTTCCCCGGCGCGTCGGTGTGGGGGATCATGTGCCGCTGCGACTTTACTCTCGCGCCCCAGACCACGGTTTCGAAGGTCCGGAAGTGGGCTGCGGACCCGTCACGCCGGATGGAAGAGGTCGCCGCCGAGAAGGGGCAGTCCATCGACCGAGTGCTGCTCCGAGCCGAACTCGGTCCCGAGAGTCGCACGGCGGCGGCGAAACGGCTCGGCGTCTCGAAGCAGACGCTCTACGACTGGCTCCACGACTCGGGACTCTACGACCGTTAG
- a CDS encoding IMP cyclohydrolase: MYVGRFIVVGHDIGAYRVSSRSFPDRKIVDRDGRLTVVPTAAADETDNPYVSYNCVRSTDRGAVLGNGSHVDPIAEKLARGYPPRDALCLALLALDFEKDDYDTPRIAGIVGGPADEASYIGIVRRDGITVEEVTEPTLVATYEKDRPEAVAFDAADGDGSEGAAAAATAVYDFEFEHRVCAAGVVRTEDGFETAIENGD, translated from the coding sequence ATGTACGTCGGACGGTTCATCGTCGTCGGTCACGACATCGGCGCGTATCGGGTCTCCTCGCGGTCGTTCCCCGATCGGAAGATCGTCGATCGCGACGGCAGACTCACCGTGGTCCCGACCGCCGCGGCCGACGAGACCGACAACCCCTACGTCTCGTACAACTGCGTGCGTTCGACCGACCGCGGAGCCGTGCTCGGCAACGGCTCACACGTCGATCCGATCGCCGAGAAGCTCGCCCGGGGCTACCCGCCGCGCGACGCGCTCTGTCTCGCTCTGCTCGCCCTCGACTTCGAGAAGGACGACTACGACACTCCACGGATCGCCGGAATCGTCGGTGGGCCGGCGGACGAGGCGAGCTACATCGGGATCGTCCGCCGGGACGGGATCACCGTCGAGGAAGTCACCGAGCCGACGCTGGTGGCGACCTACGAGAAGGATCGACCGGAGGCGGTGGCGTTCGATGCTGCGGACGGTGACGGATCCGAGGGTGCTGCGGCGGCAGCGACAGCGGTCTATGACTTCGAGTTCGAACATCGGGTCTGTGCAGCCGGCGTCGTCCGAACCGAGGACGGGTTCGAGACGGCCATTGAGAACGGCGATTGA
- a CDS encoding metallophosphoesterase family protein: MQVGVISDIHANRVALDAVFEDMLPVDGVVCAGDVVGYNPWPGDCVDRVREREIPTVMGNHDRAVASGTAFAFNGMARAGVEHAREELGDDQQDWLGSLPDERTAFDGQVKIVHGHPDDPDRYTYPDLFSAELLDDEDVLVLGHTHVQHHESYDAGIVMNPGSVGQPRDGDPRAAYAIVDLDAMTVEERRVEYNIERVERAVEEAGLPEEIGSRLRKGR; this comes from the coding sequence ATGCAGGTCGGTGTCATCTCAGATATCCACGCGAACCGGGTCGCGCTCGACGCGGTGTTCGAGGACATGCTGCCCGTGGACGGCGTGGTCTGTGCGGGCGACGTCGTGGGATACAACCCGTGGCCCGGCGACTGCGTCGATCGAGTGCGCGAGCGCGAGATCCCGACCGTGATGGGCAATCACGACCGCGCGGTGGCGAGTGGAACCGCGTTCGCGTTCAACGGGATGGCCCGCGCGGGCGTCGAACACGCGCGCGAGGAACTCGGCGACGACCAGCAGGACTGGCTCGGCTCGCTGCCCGACGAGCGCACCGCGTTCGACGGCCAGGTGAAGATCGTCCACGGCCATCCAGACGACCCCGACCGCTACACGTACCCCGACCTGTTCAGTGCGGAGCTGCTCGACGACGAGGACGTGCTCGTGCTGGGTCACACCCACGTCCAGCATCACGAGAGCTACGACGCGGGGATCGTCATGAACCCGGGTAGCGTCGGCCAGCCCCGCGACGGCGATCCGCGGGCAGCCTACGCGATCGTCGATCTCGACGCGATGACTGTGGAGGAGCGCCGGGTCGAATACAACATCGAACGGGTTGAGCGCGCGGTGGAGGAGGCGGGGCTGCCCGAGGAGATCGGATCGCGGCTCAGGAAGGGGCGGTGA
- a CDS encoding aspartate kinase, whose amino-acid sequence MRVVAKFGGTSLGSGDRVNRAADSVAAAVEAGHEIAVVVSAMGSTTDFLLREIQFDADEADRAEIVSMGERTSARMVKAALAARGVDAVFLEPGSDDWPVVTDSRGEVDVEETTRRARALADQLGGVVPVVAGFLAEDRAGSVTTLGRGGSDTSAVMLGNYMDADEVVIVTDVEGVMTGDPRVVEGARNVGKISVDELRNLSFRGAEVIAPSALNYKDSDLDVRVVHYQHGDLLQGGTSIEGTFETLIDLQETPLACLTVAGRAIRNRPGIMTQLSGALAEADINIDAVASGLDSVTFYVYADDAATAETVLHETVIEEGALSSVTVGEESAAIRVTGGDLPTHTGIVHEMTESLAERHITANDVITSATSVAVFVDWDDRENALSAIQETFTAPS is encoded by the coding sequence ATGCGCGTCGTAGCCAAGTTCGGTGGAACGAGCCTCGGCAGCGGCGACCGGGTGAATCGCGCGGCCGACTCGGTTGCCGCCGCGGTCGAAGCGGGCCACGAGATCGCGGTCGTGGTCAGCGCGATGGGCTCCACGACCGACTTCCTCCTCCGAGAGATCCAGTTCGACGCCGACGAGGCCGACAGAGCCGAGATCGTCAGCATGGGCGAGCGCACCTCCGCCCGGATGGTGAAGGCCGCCCTCGCCGCCCGCGGGGTCGACGCGGTGTTCCTCGAACCCGGGAGCGACGACTGGCCGGTGGTCACCGACTCGCGCGGCGAGGTCGATGTCGAGGAGACCACCCGTCGCGCCCGAGCCCTCGCCGACCAACTGGGCGGCGTCGTTCCGGTCGTCGCTGGCTTCCTCGCGGAGGACCGCGCGGGCTCGGTCACCACCCTCGGCCGCGGCGGGAGTGACACCTCCGCGGTGATGCTCGGCAACTACATGGACGCCGACGAGGTCGTGATCGTCACCGACGTCGAGGGCGTAATGACCGGCGACCCCCGGGTCGTCGAAGGGGCCAGAAACGTCGGAAAGATCAGCGTCGACGAACTCAGAAATCTCTCCTTCCGCGGAGCCGAAGTCATCGCGCCGAGCGCGCTCAACTACAAGGATTCGGATCTCGACGTCCGGGTTGTCCACTACCAGCACGGCGATCTTCTCCAGGGCGGAACGAGCATCGAGGGCACCTTTGAGACCCTGATCGACCTCCAGGAGACGCCGCTCGCGTGTCTCACGGTCGCGGGCCGGGCGATCCGCAACCGGCCGGGGATCATGACACAGCTTTCGGGCGCGCTTGCCGAAGCCGACATCAACATCGACGCAGTGGCGAGCGGGCTCGATTCGGTCACGTTCTACGTCTATGCCGACGACGCCGCCACGGCCGAGACCGTTCTCCACGAGACCGTGATCGAGGAGGGCGCGCTGTCGAGCGTGACCGTCGGCGAGGAGAGCGCGGCGATCCGCGTCACCGGTGGCGATCTCCCGACCCACACTGGTATCGTCCACGAGATGACCGAGTCGCTCGCCGAACGACACATCACAGCCAACGACGTGATCACGAGCGCCACCTCGGTCGCGGTGTTCGTCGACTGGGACGACCGCGAGAACGCGTTGTCGGCCATACAGGAGACGTTCACCGCCCCTTCCTGA
- a CDS encoding dicarboxylate/amino acid:cation symporter, translating into MYRIAVAFVLGSIVGLAVGSPAQRLQPLGDLFVRLLEMIIVPIIIFTLIMAARELSPANLGKIGGQVVCLYLATTAVAIAIGLGVSNLIEPGSSVTLTSGSVNTQQAPPLGEQLFSIVPTNPISAMAEGNILAIIFFTLVFGLGMTIVRAEAEPDSAVRSGIDTLFETAEAGAEVMFKIVWGIMEYGVIGVFALMASLFGEIGIEALRAYALLAFSLAFAISLQISIVYLLVILRGLVGASPLAFLRGVKEAMVTALSIRSSSGTLPVSMSNADENLRIDDGVYGFSLPLGATINMDGTAMYLGIVAVFAANIADVSLTLAQQFSILATALLASIGTAGVPSASLVMMTAVLTQVGLPLEVIAMIAGIDPLLDRLRTMNNVVGDLAVSTVVGKWNDAIDLTAGVWVDDPSEGGSVPSETPTD; encoded by the coding sequence GTGTATCGCATCGCCGTCGCGTTCGTCCTCGGTTCGATCGTCGGACTCGCAGTCGGGTCGCCGGCCCAGCGCCTGCAGCCGCTCGGTGACCTGTTCGTTCGACTTCTCGAGATGATCATCGTCCCGATCATCATCTTCACGCTGATAATGGCAGCCAGAGAGCTGTCTCCAGCAAATCTCGGCAAGATCGGCGGCCAGGTCGTGTGCCTCTATCTCGCCACGACCGCCGTCGCGATCGCTATCGGGTTGGGCGTGAGCAACCTCATCGAACCCGGGTCGAGCGTGACGCTCACGAGCGGGAGCGTGAACACCCAACAAGCGCCGCCGCTCGGCGAACAGCTGTTCAGTATCGTTCCGACGAATCCGATTTCCGCGATGGCGGAGGGGAACATCCTCGCCATCATCTTCTTCACCTTGGTGTTCGGGCTCGGGATGACGATAGTGAGAGCGGAGGCCGAGCCGGATTCTGCCGTTCGGAGCGGCATCGACACGCTGTTCGAGACGGCCGAAGCGGGCGCGGAAGTGATGTTCAAGATCGTCTGGGGCATCATGGAGTACGGTGTGATCGGCGTGTTCGCCTTGATGGCGTCGCTGTTCGGCGAAATCGGTATCGAGGCCCTCAGAGCGTACGCCCTACTGGCGTTCAGTCTCGCCTTCGCCATCAGCCTCCAGATATCGATCGTCTACCTCCTCGTGATCCTCCGCGGGCTGGTGGGTGCGTCGCCGCTCGCGTTCCTCCGAGGTGTCAAGGAGGCGATGGTGACAGCGCTCAGCATCCGTTCGTCCAGCGGGACACTCCCCGTCTCGATGTCCAACGCCGACGAGAACCTCCGTATCGACGACGGTGTGTACGGCTTTTCGTTGCCGCTCGGTGCCACGATCAACATGGACGGAACGGCGATGTATCTCGGGATCGTCGCCGTCTTCGCGGCGAACATCGCCGACGTGTCGCTGACGCTCGCCCAGCAGTTCTCCATTCTGGCCACGGCGCTTCTCGCCAGTATCGGCACTGCGGGCGTTCCGAGCGCGAGTCTCGTGATGATGACTGCCGTGTTGACGCAGGTCGGCCTCCCACTCGAAGTCATCGCGATGATAGCAGGTATCGATCCCTTGCTCGACCGTCTCCGCACGATGAACAACGTCGTTGGTGATCTAGCGGTGAGTACGGTCGTCGGAAAGTGGAACGACGCCATCGACCTCACGGCCGGCGTCTGGGTCGATGATCCCAGCGAGGGCGGTAGCGTTCCGAGCGAAACGCCGACCGACTGA
- a CDS encoding DNA-directed DNA polymerase II small subunit, whose protein sequence is MPRPTPVRVVSELASRGYNAEREAVTLLARADDLDRAIERATESAPTDTLTLSAEDVETALPALESSNPPADTAEASDTSTDNPSVSGGTTSHGSNEATNSPVETKGSAIGAADGKLDEEGGASERSVNPELRSLDVQGDVTGRSTGTGEYADFVATFRDRYERLSGLLRSRVNHRPTEAVDAMAGGSDAAIVGMIADIRSTANGHWLVELEDTTGTFPCLVLKDREIAGVVDELLLDELVAVEGTLAGDGGILFVDELHFPDVPRTYRPSTADRHVRAALISDVHVGSQEFAADAWSAFADWLHTEDAAAVEYLLVAGDMVEGVGVYPDQDEELDIVDIYEQYEAFAERLKEVPGDMEILLIPGNHDAVRLAEPQPGFDEELRNIMSAHDARFSGNPSTVTIEGVTILMYHGVSLDEVIAELPEEKANYDEPHKAMYQLLKKRHIAPQYGGHTRLAPEERDYLVMEEIPDVFHTGHVHKLGYGKYHNVLAINSGCWQEQTSFQKSVNIDPDVGYAPILDLDTLDLTIQKF, encoded by the coding sequence GTGCCGCGTCCGACGCCGGTCCGAGTCGTGAGCGAACTCGCCAGTCGGGGCTACAACGCCGAACGCGAGGCCGTGACACTACTCGCGCGTGCGGACGACCTCGACCGCGCGATCGAACGAGCGACCGAGTCGGCTCCGACCGACACGCTCACCCTCTCGGCCGAGGACGTCGAAACCGCCCTCCCAGCCCTCGAATCATCAAACCCGCCCGCTGACACCGCTGAAGCGTCCGATACATCGACCGACAACCCCTCCGTTTCGGGTGGAACCACGTCACATGGATCCAACGAAGCGACGAATTCTCCAGTTGAAACGAAGGGGTCGGCCATCGGAGCAGCGGACGGCAAACTCGACGAAGAGGGCGGAGCGAGCGAGCGCTCGGTCAACCCGGAACTGCGCTCGCTCGACGTGCAGGGCGACGTCACCGGTCGGAGTACCGGAACGGGCGAGTACGCCGACTTCGTCGCGACCTTCCGGGACCGGTACGAGCGTCTTTCAGGTCTCCTGCGCTCGCGAGTCAACCACCGACCGACGGAGGCGGTCGACGCGATGGCTGGCGGGAGCGACGCCGCGATCGTCGGGATGATCGCCGATATCCGGTCGACAGCGAACGGTCACTGGCTGGTCGAGCTCGAGGACACTACCGGAACGTTCCCCTGTCTCGTCCTCAAGGACCGCGAGATCGCCGGCGTCGTCGACGAACTCCTGCTCGACGAACTCGTGGCTGTCGAGGGTACGCTCGCGGGCGACGGTGGGATCCTGTTCGTCGACGAGCTCCACTTCCCCGACGTTCCCCGGACGTACCGCCCCTCGACCGCCGACCGCCACGTCCGCGCGGCCCTGATTTCGGACGTCCACGTCGGCAGCCAGGAGTTTGCGGCCGACGCGTGGTCGGCCTTCGCCGACTGGCTCCACACCGAGGACGCGGCGGCGGTCGAGTACCTCCTCGTCGCGGGCGACATGGTCGAGGGTGTGGGCGTCTACCCGGATCAAGACGAGGAACTCGACATCGTCGACATCTACGAACAGTACGAGGCGTTCGCCGAGCGGCTGAAGGAGGTGCCTGGTGACATGGAGATCCTCCTCATCCCTGGCAACCACGACGCCGTCCGACTCGCCGAACCTCAGCCGGGCTTCGACGAGGAGCTCCGGAACATCATGAGCGCCCACGATGCGCGCTTTTCGGGCAACCCCTCGACGGTCACGATCGAGGGCGTCACGATCCTGATGTACCACGGCGTCAGCCTCGACGAGGTGATCGCCGAACTCCCCGAAGAGAAGGCCAACTACGACGAACCTCACAAGGCGATGTACCAGCTCCTCAAGAAACGCCACATCGCCCCTCAGTACGGCGGTCACACCCGACTTGCCCCCGAAGAGCGCGACTACCTCGTGATGGAGGAGATCCCCGACGTCTTTCATACGGGCCACGTCCACAAACTCGGCTACGGCAAGTACCACAACGTGCTCGCGATCAACTCGGGCTGCTGGCAGGAACAGACCAGCTTCCAGAAAAGCGTCAACATCGACCCCGACGTGGGCTACGCGCCGATCCTCGACCTCGATACGCTCGACCTGACGATCCAGAAGTTCTGA